From the Gramella sp. Hel_I_59 genome, one window contains:
- a CDS encoding glycosyltransferase family 4 protein: protein MKVLFVIDTINGSGAERSLVEIAQNFEEYIPVFVHLYTGDQLKPNLEQAGIKVYSLNVSGPRNFSQAVEKLAEVYDIEKPDIVHSTLFRSDIVTRKLRSKYATPLISSFVNNSYNPLRFKKQSLSMQLKLRIVQLYDTISSRKVDFFISNSETIKQSKAASTLVKKDKVKVIYRGRDIDQFLHTKDEHNLESLKKSLGVENQRVLLNVSRLIERKGQLDMVNAMPSILEKFPDTVLLIAGHGVYEEKLKARSRELNIENKVKILGRRKDVPQLLSISEIFLYPSYFEGLPGALIEAMLSKKIIICSDIPENLECINDDSAIIFERGNVEEISKNVLRVMQDHEQYRALAEQAREIAVKKFDIKKVAAEYEVTYNTVIEEVTGKR, encoded by the coding sequence ACAGGTGATCAGTTAAAACCAAATCTCGAACAAGCCGGTATCAAGGTTTACTCACTCAATGTCTCTGGACCAAGAAATTTTTCACAGGCAGTGGAAAAACTTGCAGAAGTGTACGATATAGAAAAGCCAGATATTGTTCATTCTACCTTATTCCGGTCAGATATTGTAACTAGGAAGTTACGATCTAAATATGCAACTCCATTGATCAGCAGCTTTGTAAACAATTCTTATAATCCCTTGCGATTCAAAAAGCAGTCTCTTTCTATGCAGCTAAAGTTAAGAATTGTTCAATTGTACGATACTATTTCTTCCAGAAAGGTTGATTTTTTTATTTCCAATTCTGAAACCATAAAACAATCTAAGGCAGCGTCTACTTTAGTAAAAAAGGACAAAGTCAAAGTGATTTATAGGGGTAGAGATATAGACCAGTTCCTGCATACAAAAGATGAGCATAATCTTGAGAGTTTGAAAAAATCTTTAGGAGTAGAGAATCAAAGAGTTCTTCTCAATGTTAGTAGGTTAATCGAAAGAAAAGGTCAATTGGATATGGTGAATGCGATGCCATCAATATTAGAAAAATTTCCTGATACTGTACTTTTGATTGCTGGTCATGGTGTTTATGAAGAGAAACTAAAAGCCCGATCTAGAGAGCTAAATATAGAAAACAAAGTGAAAATTCTGGGGAGACGCAAAGATGTTCCACAACTTTTATCAATCTCAGAAATATTCCTATATCCTAGCTACTTCGAGGGCCTGCCGGGTGCCTTAATTGAAGCCATGTTATCTAAAAAAATTATCATATGCTCTGATATTCCTGAAAATTTGGAGTGCATAAATGATGATTCTGCAATAATCTTTGAAAGAGGAAATGTTGAGGAAATTTCAAAAAATGTCTTAAGAGTAATGCAAGATCATGAGCAGTACCGAGCATTAGCTGAGCAAGCTAGAGAAATAGCTGTTAAAAAATTTGACATCAAAAAAGTTGCTGCTGAATATGAGGTAACTTATAATACGGTTATAGAAGAAGTTACCGGAAAAAGATAG
- a CDS encoding polysaccharide deacetylase family protein has protein sequence MRSKLYWFLSKFDGLIRRNYSDRLRVLAYHKVPDERAFEEQIIYLKSHYNIISIPELKRHIYDKADLPKNPLLITFDDGDISVIEKGLPILKKHSIESCLFIITGLINTSNDVWISSVEQKEMKNGKSYQDARKVVSLFKSMSNRDRVVKMRDYPEVDKQQLNTDDLKKLQKNGMYIGNHTHTHPMLDKCSSQEIMKEMNSSKQVFDELELPGYNIFAYPNGNADDNTNKTLIDANIDFIFLFDHKINPAVLDHHNISRIRVDSDNKLAEFKAKVSGLHPLMFNLKNNN, from the coding sequence ATGAGAAGCAAATTATATTGGTTTTTAAGTAAATTTGATGGTCTAATTAGACGCAATTATTCAGATCGATTGAGAGTTCTGGCTTATCATAAGGTTCCTGATGAGAGAGCCTTTGAGGAGCAAATCATTTATTTAAAATCGCATTATAATATCATAAGTATTCCAGAGTTGAAGCGACATATTTATGATAAAGCAGACTTACCGAAAAACCCATTGCTAATAACTTTCGATGATGGAGATATTAGTGTTATAGAAAAAGGGCTTCCCATTTTGAAAAAGCATAGTATTGAAAGCTGCCTTTTTATTATTACAGGTTTAATAAATACTTCGAATGATGTGTGGATTAGCAGCGTAGAACAGAAGGAAATGAAAAATGGCAAGTCTTATCAGGATGCTAGGAAGGTTGTCAGCCTTTTTAAAAGTATGTCTAATAGAGACAGAGTGGTCAAAATGCGGGATTATCCTGAAGTAGATAAGCAACAGTTAAATACAGATGACTTAAAAAAACTGCAAAAAAATGGCATGTATATAGGTAACCATACCCATACCCATCCTATGCTTGATAAATGCTCGTCTCAAGAGATTATGAAAGAAATGAATTCTTCAAAACAAGTTTTTGATGAATTAGAACTACCTGGATATAATATTTTCGCCTACCCCAATGGAAACGCAGATGATAATACTAATAAAACTTTGATAGATGCGAATATAGATTTTATTTTCCTTTTTGATCATAAGATAAATCCTGCAGTACTAGATCATCACAATATCTCAAGAATTAGGGTAGATAGTGATAATAAACTAGCAGAATTTAAAGCGAAAGTATCAGGTCTACATCCCCTTATGTTTAATTTGAAGAATAATAATTAA
- a CDS encoding GNAT family N-acetyltransferase, with the protein MEFREINYEEDLDSIIQLLNANFPTTHTKEAFIWKHYENPFGKSYGLLAVDKDRIVGLRMFMRWEFICDNQVIKAIRPVDTCTDHDYRGQGLFKKLTLEGLDNVKAENELIFNTPNSNSKPGYLKMGWKEIENTFEYRIGMLNFFKNAVNFETITSEEIEFKQSWLMNNQCQTNISNHYLKWRYRNSDYKIARSETGAIIVYRFTSLKKINTIILIDSFGDKLEVNKLLNSVGSRNSIKIIYFLNNNKSKAFKFLFTYSRGNQVVVSKDDVCDISQKINFSIGDLEGKL; encoded by the coding sequence ATGGAATTCAGAGAAATAAATTACGAAGAGGACTTAGATAGCATTATTCAGCTTTTAAATGCTAATTTTCCAACTACCCATACTAAGGAAGCGTTTATTTGGAAACACTATGAAAATCCTTTCGGCAAATCTTACGGTTTATTAGCGGTAGATAAAGACAGAATTGTAGGCCTCAGAATGTTCATGAGGTGGGAGTTTATTTGTGATAATCAAGTTATAAAGGCGATTCGACCAGTAGATACATGTACAGATCATGACTACAGAGGTCAGGGCTTATTTAAGAAACTGACATTAGAAGGATTGGATAATGTTAAAGCTGAAAATGAACTTATTTTTAACACTCCAAATTCTAACAGTAAGCCTGGATATTTAAAGATGGGTTGGAAAGAAATTGAAAATACCTTCGAATATAGGATAGGAATGCTGAATTTCTTTAAGAATGCGGTAAATTTTGAAACAATTACTTCGGAAGAAATTGAGTTCAAACAATCTTGGCTAATGAATAATCAATGTCAAACAAATATTTCAAATCATTACTTAAAGTGGAGATATAGGAATTCAGATTATAAGATTGCCAGATCAGAAACAGGCGCAATAATTGTATACAGATTCACTTCTTTAAAGAAAATCAATACTATTATCCTGATAGATAGTTTTGGTGATAAATTAGAGGTAAACAAATTGCTGAATTCTGTAGGCTCAAGAAATTCTATAAAGATTATTTACTTTCTTAACAATAATAAAAGCAAGGCATTCAAGTTTCTATTCACATATAGTCGGGGAAATCAGGTAGTTGTAAGTAAAGATGATGTTTGTGATATTAGTCAGAAGATTAATTTCTCTATAGGAGATTTGGAAGGAAAGTTATAA
- a CDS encoding glycosyltransferase family 4 protein has product MKILQLVTQRQYRGAEVFAANLSAELIRLGHSITFAGLYKNEENILEVQNADNRDLSDAKTSNFSISLVKILQRLIKEVKPDVIQCNGSDTLKYMAAASLFVPQIPIIYRNISIISEWISSKPKFLIYKQIFQRVDHVSSVGEEAINDLVKTFNFPQNKTSVIRRGIPIKEVDNDKQRRLLIEEFDLQPEDKIAMHIGNFSPEKNHQFLIDIFAELKKTEPNLKLVLVGTGILFEKIERSIVEMELQKTVFLAGFRKDIPELLAAVDCFLLSSKVEGVPGVILEAAAQKKPSIATNVGGVTEVLKDRETGFIIEDFDRKDYISKLIALMKDGQLREIMGANAYKLVLNEFSPEKNARKFEGLYSDLISKMK; this is encoded by the coding sequence ATGAAAATTCTTCAATTGGTTACCCAGAGACAATATAGGGGAGCAGAAGTTTTTGCCGCAAACCTTAGTGCTGAGCTTATAAGATTAGGACATTCCATCACGTTCGCAGGATTGTATAAAAACGAAGAGAACATTCTTGAAGTCCAGAATGCAGACAACCGAGATTTATCTGACGCTAAAACGAGCAATTTTTCGATTTCTTTGGTTAAAATTCTTCAGAGGTTAATCAAAGAAGTTAAGCCTGACGTGATTCAATGTAATGGATCAGACACCTTGAAATACATGGCAGCCGCTTCTTTATTCGTTCCTCAAATTCCAATTATATATAGGAACATTAGTATCATAAGTGAATGGATTTCTAGCAAGCCAAAATTTTTAATATATAAACAGATTTTTCAAAGAGTAGATCACGTATCCTCTGTTGGAGAAGAAGCTATAAACGATCTGGTCAAAACTTTTAATTTTCCTCAAAATAAAACCTCAGTCATTAGGAGAGGAATTCCAATTAAAGAAGTAGACAATGATAAGCAGCGTAGATTGCTTATTGAAGAGTTCGATCTGCAGCCCGAGGACAAAATTGCCATGCACATTGGGAATTTTAGTCCGGAAAAAAATCATCAATTTTTAATTGATATTTTTGCTGAATTAAAGAAAACTGAACCTAATTTGAAACTAGTGTTGGTGGGTACCGGCATTCTATTTGAAAAGATAGAGAGGAGCATCGTAGAGATGGAGTTGCAAAAAACAGTGTTCTTAGCAGGTTTTCGGAAAGATATTCCAGAATTATTAGCCGCTGTCGATTGTTTTCTACTGTCAAGTAAAGTAGAAGGAGTTCCGGGAGTGATTTTGGAAGCAGCAGCACAGAAGAAACCTTCTATTGCTACAAATGTGGGTGGAGTTACAGAAGTGCTAAAGGATAGAGAAACTGGATTTATTATTGAAGATTTTGATCGAAAAGATTACATTAGTAAGTTGATTGCGTTAATGAAAGATGGACAATTGCGAGAAATAATGGGAGCGAATGCATACAAATTGGTTCTGAATGAGTTTAGTCCTGAGAAGAATGCTAGAAAATTTGAAGGACTCTATTCTGATTTAATTTCGAAAATGAAGTAG
- a CDS encoding glycosyltransferase — MKKIKVLHIIKSLGRGGAEMLLPETLRIHDRNKFDFHYIYFLPWKDQMVESIEEFGGKVNCFSSNDNIRLLLKYKEVIIYCRDHHIDVIHCHLPWAGFLGRIVYKRTGIPVMYTEHNMQERYHKLTKVINKATFNSQSLALGVSEDVKKSIETNIAPKIPVKTLLNGVNTKNFNREIVSSSIRIDYEIPNDAVVIGTVAVFRFQKRLKEWLQVFAEVHAVNSKVYGIIVGAGPLEDEIKAEFSRLNLEGKVFFPGLQTEVKPYLKAMDIFMMCSSFEGLPIALLEAMSMECAVVSTMAGGIKEVIRHDKDGLICLVEEWSRLADFCQILINDSSQLKSFKIAARERVIGSFSLTNMVEELEEFYAAAVTG; from the coding sequence ATGAAAAAGATTAAAGTACTTCATATTATAAAATCACTTGGTCGAGGCGGTGCAGAAATGTTACTTCCCGAGACGCTAAGAATTCACGACAGAAATAAGTTTGACTTTCATTATATATATTTCCTCCCTTGGAAAGATCAAATGGTGGAATCTATTGAAGAATTTGGCGGAAAGGTAAATTGTTTTAGTAGCAACGATAATATTCGACTCCTTTTGAAATATAAAGAAGTTATTATTTATTGCAGGGATCATCATATAGATGTTATTCATTGTCACTTACCTTGGGCCGGCTTTCTGGGCCGGATAGTCTATAAAAGAACAGGTATTCCAGTAATGTATACCGAACATAATATGCAAGAGCGGTATCATAAGTTAACTAAGGTTATAAATAAAGCTACTTTCAACTCTCAGAGCTTAGCACTTGGGGTTTCTGAAGATGTAAAAAAGTCAATTGAAACAAATATAGCACCGAAAATTCCGGTTAAAACTCTACTTAATGGAGTTAACACTAAAAATTTTAATCGAGAGATTGTATCATCTTCTATTAGAATAGACTACGAAATTCCTAATGATGCAGTAGTAATTGGAACAGTAGCCGTGTTCAGGTTCCAGAAACGTCTAAAGGAATGGTTACAGGTTTTCGCTGAAGTTCACGCAGTGAATTCGAAGGTATATGGCATTATAGTAGGAGCTGGACCGCTAGAAGATGAAATAAAGGCAGAGTTTTCAAGATTGAATCTTGAAGGAAAAGTGTTTTTTCCAGGCTTGCAAACCGAAGTAAAACCTTATCTAAAGGCTATGGATATTTTCATGATGTGTTCATCTTTTGAAGGTCTTCCGATAGCATTGTTAGAAGCCATGAGTATGGAATGCGCTGTGGTATCTACTATGGCTGGAGGCATTAAAGAGGTTATTAGACACGATAAGGATGGCTTAATCTGTCTGGTTGAAGAATGGTCCAGATTAGCCGATTTCTGTCAAATCCTCATTAATGATTCCTCCCAATTGAAATCTTTCAAAATCGCGGCTAGGGAAAGAGTAATAGGGTCTTTTAGCTTAACAAATATGGTCGAAGAACTGGAAGAGTTTTATGCCGCAGCCGTCACAGGTTAG
- a CDS encoding GNAT family N-acetyltransferase, giving the protein MHIREAEEKDIPEILRVLKASLGETSSKKTEDIWRYKHLDNPFGKSLVLLAIEDDNIIGVRAFMKWQWKKKDETFFCFRAVDTATHPNHQGKGVFKKLTLEAIQRAKLAKHHFIFNTPNQQSLPGYLKMKWEIVDKIKVHLYLTYPKKISGEINTDTINLIETEIQDLCDSYNKQNNLQGKFYTPKNVSYLSWRFQNNPMQVYDIFEEKGIYLAAYVKQHKNIKELRISEAMVTEDQRKLAKIVIKNWCSKHGAYIVSSAIALNFLSRLNLSGGFGPVLTARDLNLSSQEYSEVLDLDSFIYTLGDLELF; this is encoded by the coding sequence ATGCATATTAGAGAAGCTGAAGAAAAGGATATTCCAGAAATCTTGCGAGTATTAAAAGCTAGTCTTGGCGAAACTTCTTCTAAAAAAACTGAAGATATTTGGAGATACAAACACCTAGATAATCCTTTTGGTAAATCCTTAGTACTATTAGCTATTGAAGACGATAACATCATTGGCGTGAGAGCCTTTATGAAATGGCAGTGGAAGAAAAAAGATGAAACGTTTTTTTGTTTTAGGGCTGTAGATACGGCTACTCATCCTAATCATCAGGGAAAAGGTGTATTTAAAAAACTTACATTGGAAGCTATTCAGAGAGCAAAGTTAGCTAAGCATCACTTCATTTTCAATACCCCAAACCAACAGAGTTTGCCGGGATATTTAAAAATGAAATGGGAAATAGTGGACAAAATAAAGGTTCATTTGTATCTCACATATCCAAAAAAGATTTCTGGAGAGATTAATACAGACACGATTAATTTGATAGAAACGGAAATCCAAGATTTATGTGATTCATATAACAAACAGAACAACTTGCAAGGAAAATTTTATACTCCAAAAAATGTTAGTTATTTATCCTGGAGGTTTCAAAATAATCCTATGCAGGTTTATGATATTTTCGAGGAAAAAGGTATTTACCTCGCTGCCTATGTAAAACAACATAAAAATATCAAAGAATTGCGTATATCTGAAGCCATGGTAACTGAAGACCAGAGAAAGCTGGCTAAAATTGTCATTAAAAATTGGTGTAGTAAACATGGTGCCTACATTGTTAGTTCTGCAATAGCTCTCAATTTTTTATCAAGGCTAAATCTATCCGGTGGTTTTGGGCCTGTGTTGACTGCAAGAGATTTGAATTTATCTTCTCAAGAATATTCCGAAGTATTAGATTTAGATAGTTTTATTTATACATTAGGAGATTTAGAATTATTCTAG
- a CDS encoding polysaccharide deacetylase family protein: protein MKNNGQLVISLDFELIWGVFDKVEHHEKLEYFENTRKLIPELLKLFNYHEIHSTWATVGMLFNESWEEWMENLPQHFPKYTNQKLSAYNYGNEHRSSINEKLCWASELIDLIAKSDNQEMATHTYSHYYCLEDGQNRDSFASDLQLVKKLASKKGLGLKSLVFPRNQFNESYKDICANHGIKTIRINPENWYWKNTQRDTLADKIFRTGDAYIGLNDKSYNLGSIKVNQIVQQKASRLLRPHENNFKDSLRINRIKNEMEFAAKNNKVYHLWWHPHNFGADPESNLKDLNTILEHFAKCQDKYGMQSFTMDELTDLRLNLQ from the coding sequence ATGAAGAATAATGGACAGTTAGTCATTTCCCTGGATTTTGAACTCATCTGGGGTGTTTTCGATAAAGTTGAACATCATGAAAAATTAGAATATTTTGAAAATACTCGAAAACTCATTCCTGAACTTTTAAAGCTATTTAATTACCATGAAATTCATAGTACATGGGCGACAGTAGGTATGCTCTTCAACGAAAGCTGGGAGGAATGGATGGAAAACTTACCCCAACATTTTCCTAAGTACACGAATCAGAAATTATCAGCTTACAATTACGGGAATGAACATAGGTCTAGTATAAATGAAAAGCTATGTTGGGCTAGCGAATTAATTGACCTAATCGCAAAGTCAGATAATCAGGAAATGGCTACACATACATATTCCCATTATTATTGCCTTGAAGATGGCCAGAATAGGGATAGTTTTGCATCAGATCTGCAGTTGGTTAAGAAACTTGCCTCTAAAAAAGGTTTGGGATTAAAAAGTCTTGTTTTTCCAAGAAACCAATTCAATGAATCCTATAAGGATATTTGTGCCAACCACGGAATTAAGACCATTAGGATCAACCCTGAGAACTGGTATTGGAAAAATACGCAAAGAGACACATTAGCCGACAAAATTTTCCGAACTGGTGATGCATATATTGGACTAAATGATAAATCTTACAATCTCGGCAGTATAAAGGTTAATCAGATTGTTCAGCAAAAAGCATCCAGATTATTAAGACCTCATGAAAACAATTTTAAGGATTCATTGAGGATTAACAGAATCAAAAATGAAATGGAGTTTGCAGCTAAAAATAATAAAGTTTATCATTTATGGTGGCACCCCCATAATTTTGGTGCTGATCCGGAATCTAATTTGAAAGACCTCAATACAATTCTAGAACATTTTGCCAAATGTCAAGATAAATACGGAATGCAATCATTTACGATGGATGAGCTGACTGATTTAAGATTAAATTTGCAATAG
- a CDS encoding glycosyltransferase family 4 protein, with the protein MSKLVRVTTIPLSLEKLLEGQLTFMSQHYQVIAIAAEEKRLEKYGVDNNVETYTVELTRAITPIADLKAVFKLTSFLLKEKPLIIHSHTPKAGIISMLAGLLAGVPIRLHTVAGLPLLEVSGTKRRILDSVEKLTYKLAHKVFPNSFELKNIILDLEYANESKLKVLGNGSSNGIDTTYFDPQRFTEDFKSDLRAALSIPQEDIVFVFVGRLVKEKGIEELVRAFNGLRFSTPKCSLLLIGPFEQDLDPISDEIIQEIENNPKIVTTGYELDVRPYFAIADILTFPSYREGFPNVVLQAGAMSLPAIVSDINGCNEIIQDGENGIIIPVKSEEALKVVMKKLVDDVELRSRLTLNARHVIQEKYEREDFWQILLKEYKELESSLKHD; encoded by the coding sequence TTGAGTAAACTTGTTCGTGTTACCACTATACCCTTATCTCTGGAAAAGCTTCTGGAAGGACAGCTTACTTTTATGAGTCAGCATTACCAGGTGATTGCAATTGCTGCAGAGGAAAAGAGACTCGAGAAATATGGAGTCGATAATAATGTAGAAACCTATACTGTAGAATTAACTAGAGCTATAACTCCCATTGCTGACCTTAAAGCTGTATTTAAACTCACCAGTTTTTTACTCAAAGAAAAACCTCTAATTATTCATAGTCATACTCCCAAAGCGGGAATCATTAGTATGCTAGCTGGTTTGCTCGCAGGTGTTCCAATCAGGTTACATACTGTGGCAGGTTTGCCATTATTAGAGGTTAGTGGAACTAAGAGAAGAATTTTAGATTCAGTAGAAAAGCTTACTTATAAACTAGCTCATAAGGTATTTCCTAACTCATTTGAATTAAAGAATATTATTCTAGATTTAGAATATGCAAATGAATCTAAGTTGAAGGTTTTGGGAAATGGTAGCTCAAACGGGATTGATACGACTTACTTTGATCCTCAACGATTTACAGAAGACTTTAAATCAGATTTAAGGGCAGCCTTGAGTATTCCCCAGGAAGATATCGTTTTTGTTTTTGTAGGGAGATTGGTAAAGGAGAAAGGCATCGAGGAACTTGTGCGTGCTTTTAATGGACTTAGATTTAGTACACCGAAATGTAGCTTGTTATTAATTGGTCCATTTGAACAAGATCTGGACCCAATTTCAGATGAAATTATTCAGGAGATTGAAAACAATCCTAAAATTGTAACTACCGGTTATGAACTTGATGTTCGACCATATTTTGCAATTGCTGATATTCTAACCTTTCCATCGTACCGAGAGGGCTTCCCTAATGTAGTTTTACAAGCGGGAGCCATGTCATTACCAGCAATCGTCTCTGATATAAATGGTTGTAATGAAATCATTCAGGATGGTGAGAACGGTATTATCATTCCTGTAAAGTCTGAGGAAGCGCTGAAGGTTGTTATGAAAAAATTAGTCGATGATGTAGAATTGAGAAGTCGACTTACCTTAAATGCTCGTCATGTAATTCAAGAAAAATATGAAAGAGAGGACTTTTGGCAAATTCTGTTAAAAGAATACAAAGAGTTAGAAAGCTCTCTCAAACATGATTAA
- a CDS encoding sugar transferase yields the protein MYRNLIKPIFDFLAAVAALVILSPVLIVVTILLYRANNGKPFFYQARPGKNGDIFRIVKYKTMTDEKDPLGNLLPDSERLTKIGSFVRKTSIDEIPQLFNVLKSDMSIVGPRPLLPQYLELYNAEQLKRHEVKPGITGWAQVNGRNAISWLKKFEYDVWYVEKQSFVLDLQILFKTIKKVVISEGINADNMATTEPFNGNN from the coding sequence ATGTATAGAAATTTAATTAAACCAATCTTTGATTTTCTTGCTGCTGTAGCAGCGCTGGTGATTCTGAGTCCGGTTTTAATTGTAGTCACTATATTATTATATCGAGCAAACAATGGCAAGCCATTTTTTTATCAGGCCAGACCTGGTAAAAATGGGGATATTTTCAGAATAGTGAAGTATAAAACCATGACTGATGAAAAGGATCCATTGGGCAATCTGTTGCCGGATTCTGAACGATTAACGAAAATTGGTAGCTTTGTTCGAAAGACTTCAATTGATGAAATACCACAATTGTTCAATGTTCTGAAAAGTGACATGAGTATTGTTGGTCCAAGACCATTACTTCCTCAGTATCTAGAGCTATATAATGCGGAACAACTAAAGCGGCATGAGGTGAAACCAGGTATTACTGGCTGGGCGCAAGTAAATGGTAGGAATGCAATAAGCTGGCTTAAAAAATTTGAATATGACGTGTGGTACGTAGAGAAGCAGTCATTTGTTTTAGATCTTCAGATATTATTTAAAACTATTAAAAAAGTTGTTATTTCTGAAGGCATAAATGCAGATAACATGGCTACCACAGAACCTTTTAACGGTAATAATTAA